A stretch of Pristiophorus japonicus isolate sPriJap1 chromosome 12, sPriJap1.hap1, whole genome shotgun sequence DNA encodes these proteins:
- the wfdc2 gene encoding WAP four-disulfide core domain protein 3 isoform X3, whose amino-acid sequence MKTRSLYLLTLTLTLATLLLWLDSTSAKGRNSTGIKVGQCPRRLVVQVTKRGCTCDGDCPGTDKCCVFDCGAVCVPPAFTKPGICPPRYRGAGVCAEYCTDDHECPEDEKCCSNGCGHACTTPYKVKPGRCSLPRGTKMCAEFCHHDGDCPEEEKCCKTTCGHACSEPC is encoded by the exons ATGAAGACACGCTCTCTATACctgctcaccctcaccctcaccctcgctacCCTCCTGCTCTGGCTTGACTCAACCTCCGCAAAAGGGCGTAACTCCACGG GGATCAAGGTGGGACAGTGCCCGCGGAGACTGGTGGTCCAAGTGACGAAGCGAGGATGCACGTGTGATGGCGACTGTCCCGGCACGGACAAGTGCTGTGTGTTTGATTGTGGGGCAGTCTGCGTGCCCCCGGCATTCA CTAAACCAGGGATCTGTCCTCCCAGATACAGAGGAGCAGGAGTATGTGCAGAATATTGTACAGATGACCACGAGTGCCCAGAGGATGAGAAATGCTGCAGCAATGGATGTGGCCATGCATGTACCACTCCCTATAAAG TGAAACCAGGGAGATGCTCCCTGCCCCGTGGAACTAAGATGTGTGCTGAGTTCTGCCATCATGATGGAGACTGTCCAGAGGAGGAGAAATGCTGCAAAACCACTTGTGGACATGCTTGCTCAGAGCCCTGTTAA